A section of the Bacillota bacterium genome encodes:
- a CDS encoding DUF6485 family protein, with protein MECNVEKNVETCTCTYQPCPRKGRCCECLAFHRANGELPGCLFPPSVERTYDRSVRRFVACHSR; from the coding sequence ATGGAATGCAACGTCGAGAAGAACGTCGAGACCTGCACTTGCACCTACCAACCCTGTCCCCGTAAGGGCAGGTGTTGCGAGTGCTTGGCGTTCCACAGGGCAAACGGAGAGCTCCCCGGATGTCTCTTCCCGCCCTCAGTAGAGCGCACATATGATAGGAGCGTCAGACGGTTTGTCGCTTGTCACTCCCGTTGA
- a CDS encoding ATP synthase subunit I: MRKTGDIERTIARRAALVLAVATPVLAAAGFHQVAFGSLAGTVFGLASFHLLGTAIIAALSRGPTRAPVAAGVRYLARYVLTALVLYAALRANTGVFLGAAAGMIMVKLVILLTGILGPL; the protein is encoded by the coding sequence ATGAGGAAGACAGGTGACATTGAGCGGACGATCGCGAGGCGTGCCGCGCTCGTGCTTGCCGTGGCGACGCCTGTCTTGGCGGCCGCAGGATTCCACCAGGTCGCATTCGGCAGCTTGGCCGGGACGGTCTTCGGACTCGCTAGCTTCCATCTTCTGGGCACCGCCATCATTGCCGCACTGTCGCGAGGACCAACGCGAGCGCCGGTGGCGGCGGGGGTCAGGTACCTCGCGAGGTACGTCCTTACGGCGTTGGTGCTGTATGCCGCGCTGCGTGCGAACACGGGGGTGTTCCTTGGAGCCGCGGCCGGAATGATCATGGTAAAGCTCGTGATCCTTCTCACAGGCATACTCGGACCGCTTTGA
- a CDS encoding DUF6504 family protein has protein sequence MPRFYSEQVEVVFRSRPGSPASFVWRGQEHRVASVEAQWQDYGIGTVSPKHGNWRLRRHRNYYRVRTDDGRVFELYLDRGGGRRTWVLYREL, from the coding sequence ATGCCTCGCTTCTACTCCGAACAGGTTGAGGTCGTATTCCGGTCCCGTCCGGGCTCTCCGGCCTCTTTCGTGTGGCGCGGGCAAGAGCACCGCGTAGCCTCTGTGGAGGCCCAGTGGCAGGATTACGGCATAGGAACCGTGAGCCCCAAGCACGGCAATTGGCGCCTGCGGCGCCACCGCAACTATTACCGCGTTCGGACTGACGACGGCAGGGTCTTTGAATTGTACCTAGACCGGGGCGGCGGCAGGCGCACTTGGGTGCTCTACCGGGAATTGTGA
- the atpE gene encoding ATP synthase F0 subunit C produces MNGLPGVFETFNVLAHLGFQGWQEFVSTAAAQHPRAAVLAASAVSAGLAMAAGLGPGIGQGYAAGEAADAVGRNPARRSDVTVVMLLGQAVAETSGIFSLVVALLLIFANPLVTRDGPPLVRAAATLGAGLAMLAGIGPGIGQGYAAGKGAETVGRRPDLRTDITRTMLLGQAISQTTGLYGLVIALVLMFTPSL; encoded by the coding sequence ATGAACGGTTTGCCTGGGGTCTTCGAAACGTTCAACGTCCTGGCCCACCTGGGTTTCCAGGGGTGGCAGGAGTTCGTCAGCACGGCGGCAGCCCAACACCCACGAGCGGCCGTGCTTGCGGCATCCGCGGTGAGCGCGGGCTTGGCAATGGCAGCCGGCCTTGGGCCCGGCATCGGTCAGGGTTACGCCGCGGGCGAAGCCGCGGACGCGGTCGGGCGCAACCCCGCCAGGCGGTCCGACGTCACAGTCGTGATGCTCTTGGGGCAGGCCGTCGCTGAGACCTCGGGGATCTTCTCCCTCGTCGTCGCGCTGCTCCTCATATTCGCCAATCCGTTGGTGACTCGGGACGGACCGCCCCTAGTGCGGGCGGCGGCCACGCTTGGCGCGGGTTTGGCGATGCTCGCAGGCATAGGACCCGGCATCGGTCAAGGTTACGCCGCGGGCAAGGGAGCCGAAACAGTCGGACGTCGCCCCGACCTGCGGACGGACATAACGCGCACCATGCTCCTCGGTCAAGCGATCTCGCAGACCACGGGCCTTTATGGCCTGGTCATCGCCCTCGTGCTCATGTTCACTCCTTCGTTGTAG
- the dat gene encoding D-amino-acid transaminase produces MPEIAYVNGEFIALSEARVSVEDRGFQFGDGVYEVVRCYRGKPFALDEHLARLERSAAGIELALPWTRHELRELAAEALQRSGIAEAVLYIQVTRGWAARNHAFPETVKPTIVLTVRPAKPVPPDRVERGASAITVPDERWLRCDIKSIDLLPNVMAKEKARRAGALEAVMIRDGAYVTEGSSSNVFAVIDGTIHTAPEGPRILSGVTRSIVLRLAREMGMRVVEDFFAPGLLADADEVFITSTTLEVTPCVQIDGRPVAAGRPGEITRSLAAAYASEVTARIGEEPASR; encoded by the coding sequence ATGCCAGAGATCGCGTACGTGAACGGGGAGTTCATTGCGCTGTCTGAGGCGCGGGTATCGGTGGAGGACCGGGGGTTTCAGTTTGGAGATGGAGTATACGAGGTCGTGAGGTGCTATCGTGGAAAGCCGTTCGCTCTGGACGAGCACCTCGCCAGGCTCGAGAGGAGTGCGGCAGGAATCGAGTTGGCTCTGCCATGGACGCGCCACGAGCTGAGAGAGCTCGCGGCTGAAGCATTGCAAAGGAGCGGGATCGCCGAGGCGGTGCTTTACATCCAAGTTACCCGAGGATGGGCTGCCCGTAACCATGCGTTTCCGGAGACGGTCAAGCCAACGATCGTCCTCACGGTGCGGCCGGCAAAGCCGGTTCCGCCTGACCGCGTGGAGCGCGGAGCTTCAGCGATCACCGTTCCCGATGAGCGGTGGCTTCGGTGCGACATCAAGTCGATAGACCTTCTGCCCAATGTCATGGCCAAAGAGAAGGCGAGGCGGGCGGGCGCGCTAGAGGCAGTGATGATCAGGGACGGGGCCTACGTTACGGAGGGCTCGAGCTCGAACGTCTTCGCGGTGATAGACGGCACGATTCACACTGCTCCCGAGGGACCGCGCATCCTTTCCGGGGTGACGCGATCGATCGTGTTGCGTCTCGCGCGCGAGATGGGCATGAGGGTGGTGGAGGATTTCTTTGCTCCCGGGTTGCTTGCCGACGCTGACGAGGTGTTCATAACAAGCACCACGTTGGAGGTTACACCATGCGTCCAAATAGACGGACGGCCGGTCGCCGCCGGCAGGCCGGGCGAGATAACGCGATCGCTCGCCGCAGCTTATGCCTCCGAGGTCACCGCGCGCATCGGTGAAGAGCCGGCATCGCGATGA
- a CDS encoding HAD family hydrolase: protein MIRAILFDLDGTLVHYDFDAFVREYLAALGARLAHMVDPARLARQIMKSTEAMVRNLDPCKTNRDVFAEDFFPAIGIPEDVLSALFDDFYRRDFPKIGPRLGIRPHPSARRMVETLLSRGLDVIIATNPVFPLVAIEERMRWGGLYGIPYKLVTSYETMHFCKPNPEYYVEILQLIHRMPDECLMVGNDVEEDIVAGTLGMTTYLVEDFLLDRGRPYNHPDFRGTFDELVRFLERGSF, encoded by the coding sequence GTGATTCGAGCGATACTGTTCGACCTTGACGGGACTCTCGTTCATTACGACTTCGACGCGTTCGTGAGAGAGTACCTCGCAGCTCTGGGAGCGCGCCTGGCGCACATGGTGGACCCCGCCCGCCTGGCAAGACAGATCATGAAATCCACCGAGGCCATGGTCCGCAACCTGGACCCATGCAAGACCAATCGGGATGTCTTTGCGGAGGATTTCTTCCCCGCCATAGGAATCCCGGAGGACGTGCTCTCGGCGCTGTTCGACGACTTCTACCGTCGCGACTTCCCCAAGATAGGTCCAAGACTCGGAATACGCCCGCATCCTTCAGCTCGGAGAATGGTGGAGACCCTTCTTTCCAGAGGCCTCGACGTGATCATCGCCACGAACCCAGTATTCCCTCTCGTGGCAATCGAGGAACGGATGCGATGGGGAGGTCTCTATGGGATTCCATACAAGCTCGTGACCTCGTACGAGACCATGCATTTCTGCAAGCCTAACCCCGAGTACTACGTGGAGATCCTCCAGCTCATCCATCGTATGCCCGACGAGTGCTTGATGGTGGGCAACGACGTGGAAGAAGACATCGTCGCTGGCACGCTCGGCATGACGACGTACCTAGTGGAGGATTTCCTGCTCGACCGCGGCAGACCTTACAACCATCCAGATTTCAGGGGAACGTTCGACGAGCTCGTACGCTTTTTGGAACGCGGCAGCTTCTGA
- the atpB gene encoding F0F1 ATP synthase subunit A — MPFVARTVRVLGHDVPETLVATWAIMIFLVVASRAAVRLMWSRPPEKAPSGTRLVPEIVYEAVQWLVDGAMGKERRGFIPYVGTLALFLLVANLTGLVGITPPTADLNTTLALATITFMNIQYYSIRRKGLASYIKGFFDPVAFLAPLNVISEIALPFSLAFRLFGNMLGGTIIMGLLYSVLPVVVPVLPHAYFDVFSGMVQTFIFVMLTMTFISRAMD; from the coding sequence ATGCCATTCGTTGCGCGAACCGTTCGCGTGCTGGGACACGACGTACCCGAGACCCTCGTAGCGACATGGGCCATTATGATCTTCCTGGTTGTCGCCTCGCGGGCGGCCGTCAGGTTGATGTGGTCGCGTCCGCCTGAGAAGGCACCGTCGGGGACTCGGCTCGTGCCCGAGATAGTGTACGAGGCCGTGCAATGGCTCGTGGACGGAGCCATGGGCAAGGAGAGGAGAGGCTTCATACCGTACGTTGGAACGCTCGCTCTCTTCCTCCTGGTGGCGAACCTCACGGGCCTCGTTGGAATCACCCCTCCTACGGCGGACCTCAACACCACGCTTGCGCTCGCCACCATCACGTTTATGAACATCCAGTACTATTCGATCCGGCGGAAGGGGCTGGCTTCGTACATCAAGGGGTTTTTCGATCCCGTGGCGTTCCTTGCACCTCTGAACGTAATAAGCGAGATCGCCTTGCCGTTCTCCCTGGCGTTCCGTCTCTTCGGCAACATGCTCGGCGGGACCATCATCATGGGTCTCTTGTACTCGGTGCTGCCGGTGGTCGTACCCGTGCTTCCCCACGCGTACTTTGACGTTTTCTCAGGAATGGTTCAAACGTTCATATTCGTCATGCTCACGATGACCTTCATTTCCAGGGCTATGGATTGA